Below is a genomic region from Gillisia sp. Hel_I_86.
CCTTAATTGAGGAAGAAAAAGAAACGGAAGCATCTCTATCCAAGAAATTGGATGTGATGTTGAAGGAAGCTAAGATAGATGCCAATTTAATGGAGAGTCTTGGAACAAGCATCCGTAATTTCGAAGGGGCCGCAAAAGGAATTGCACCTACAGTAGACTCCATGGTTTCTCAGAGAAAATATTCTGAGGAATTAAGTATGGCTGCTGCCCAAATGGAAACATTGAACAATTTATATAAAGTTCAGGTTGAATCTTCAGCAAGACAAGCAGAGATCAATGAAGAAGTAGCTGAAAATGCTGGAAAATTGAAAGATCAAATGAGTTCTTTAGCCGCTAATTTATCTAACTTAAATGGAGTTTACGGTGGTATGTTAACCGCTATGAATGTGAATGGAAGAGGGGTTTAATTAGTTGTAACGACTATAGGA
It encodes:
- the gldL gene encoding gliding motility protein GldL yields the protein MANSRNVKKITNMVYGLGASVVILGALFKIMHWPFGNEFLIAGLVTEALVFAYSAFEPVDDDLDWSLVYPELNGGPASARHNALIEEEKETEASLSKKLDVMLKEAKIDANLMESLGTSIRNFEGAAKGIAPTVDSMVSQRKYSEELSMAAAQMETLNNLYKVQVESSARQAEINEEVAENAGKLKDQMSSLAANLSNLNGVYGGMLTAMNVNGRGV